One window from the genome of Rubinisphaera margarita encodes:
- a CDS encoding carbon starvation CstA family protein has protein sequence MWTLFVALASFAGFILAYHTYGRYLSKRLFQLDHDALMPSEELRDDVDFVPTRKSVIFGHHFTSIAGTGPIVGPAIAVFWGWLPALLWVVFGSILIGAVHDLGALVISLRNRGQTVGEVAGRLISPRARVLFLLILFFALTIVLAIFGLVIAVIFKIYPESVLSVWLAMPVAIGIGFWVYKGHGGLLVPSIVALFALYAAVAIGVYYMPITLPASWGNPVIFWTILLMVYCFFASVLPVWVLLQPRDYINSHQLVVALILLVAGVLFAGLGGQTNLFTDAPMIAQNVPKDAPPIWPFLFITIACGACSGFHCLVSSGTTSKQIANETDAKYVGYGGMLLEGALAVLVILCCTSGLGMGVTTADGQQLTGLAAWNSRYNPELGWEGFSLAAKVGAFVDGGANFLTAIGLPIALGTGIVAVLVACFAATTLDTATRLQRYVIQELATSLHMKPLENKYLATALAVSLGFTVAMLPGPSGAYGTGGLILWPLFGATNQLLAGLALMVTFFYLWRRGKRVLPIAIPMILMMLMPAWAMLWQMFTTTKDVNTGEPVGWLWSSDPLQHYVLFGFGVVVMTMQIWMIIEGIIVWQKARGVLEEQLPPLPAREQKGISPTTA, from the coding sequence ATGTGGACCCTCTTCGTCGCTCTCGCGTCCTTCGCCGGTTTCATTCTGGCTTATCACACGTACGGTCGGTATCTGAGCAAGAGGCTGTTCCAGCTTGACCACGATGCTCTCATGCCGAGCGAAGAACTCCGGGACGATGTCGATTTTGTTCCGACCCGCAAGAGCGTGATCTTCGGCCATCACTTCACCAGCATCGCCGGGACTGGGCCGATCGTTGGACCGGCGATCGCCGTCTTCTGGGGCTGGCTGCCGGCTTTGCTCTGGGTGGTCTTCGGTTCCATTCTCATCGGAGCCGTCCATGACCTAGGCGCACTGGTGATCTCTCTCCGCAACCGGGGCCAGACCGTTGGTGAGGTTGCCGGCCGGCTGATCTCTCCCCGGGCCCGGGTCCTGTTTCTGCTGATTCTGTTCTTCGCGCTCACGATCGTGCTGGCCATCTTTGGCCTGGTAATCGCGGTGATCTTCAAGATCTATCCCGAGTCGGTTCTGTCGGTCTGGCTGGCCATGCCAGTCGCCATCGGCATTGGGTTCTGGGTGTATAAAGGACACGGCGGTCTGCTCGTTCCTTCCATCGTCGCACTCTTCGCCCTGTATGCGGCTGTGGCGATCGGCGTCTATTACATGCCGATCACGCTGCCGGCGTCGTGGGGAAACCCGGTGATCTTCTGGACGATCCTGTTGATGGTCTACTGCTTCTTCGCCTCCGTGCTGCCGGTCTGGGTGCTCCTCCAGCCGCGGGATTACATCAACAGTCATCAACTGGTCGTGGCATTGATTCTGCTCGTCGCTGGCGTGCTCTTCGCCGGTCTGGGAGGGCAGACCAATCTGTTTACCGACGCCCCGATGATTGCCCAGAACGTTCCCAAAGATGCTCCGCCGATCTGGCCATTCCTCTTCATTACAATTGCCTGTGGGGCCTGTAGTGGTTTCCACTGTCTGGTCAGCAGCGGCACTACCAGTAAGCAGATCGCCAATGAAACCGACGCGAAATACGTTGGTTACGGCGGAATGCTTCTCGAAGGAGCACTGGCCGTGCTGGTGATTCTCTGCTGCACATCGGGACTTGGCATGGGAGTGACGACCGCCGACGGCCAGCAGTTAACCGGCCTCGCCGCGTGGAATTCCCGATACAATCCGGAACTCGGCTGGGAAGGCTTCAGTCTCGCCGCGAAAGTCGGTGCCTTCGTCGACGGCGGAGCCAACTTCCTGACCGCCATCGGTCTTCCGATCGCGCTCGGAACCGGCATCGTCGCCGTGCTCGTCGCCTGCTTTGCCGCGACCACACTCGATACAGCCACGCGACTGCAGCGTTATGTCATTCAGGAACTTGCGACGTCCCTGCATATGAAGCCGCTCGAGAACAAGTATCTGGCGACGGCCCTGGCGGTCTCACTCGGCTTCACGGTGGCGATGCTCCCCGGCCCGAGTGGAGCGTACGGAACAGGGGGGCTCATTCTCTGGCCTCTCTTCGGAGCAACCAACCAGCTGCTGGCCGGCCTGGCGCTGATGGTCACCTTCTTCTATCTGTGGCGACGCGGCAAGCGCGTCCTGCCGATCGCCATCCCGATGATTCTGATGATGCTGATGCCCGCCTGGGCGATGCTCTGGCAGATGTTCACGACCACTAAAGACGTCAACACCGGCGAACCAGTCGGCTGGCTCTGGTCGAGCGATCCGCTCCAGCACTATGTTCTGTTCGGCTTCGGCGTCGTCGTCATGACGATGCAAATCTGGATGATCATCGAAGGCATCATCGTCTGGCAAAAAGCCCGCGGCGTCCTCGAAGAACAACTCCCCCCACTTCCGGCCCGCGAGCAGAAGGGCATCAGCCCGACGACGGCGTAG
- a CDS encoding flagellin N-terminal helical domain-containing protein produces the protein MTRINTNVASLRGLRSLNKANELMNTSLTRLSTGLKINSGKDNPAGLIASETLRSQISAIEQSITNSSRANNVIATADAALGEVNNLLNQVRGLVQETLNSGALSQSEIEANQLQVDAALSAINRISANTTFAGDKLIDGSKAFITNTTTADAAKLSDFQINEAVFSTSSTIEIEAAITQAAEKAEIRYSGGNLSSSATVELSGSKGSQVIFLGGASTTADIKNAINAASDVTGVKASFDPGLTFSRGATQGSANINTGQAIANTLDVTATGATTTQTGTVTFTDARTTQTQGTDSSLGGTIRIQYVDNVTAGTSTNTASVAGVATTANGDVTISIEIGNETNGTAAVTSTISDIVALINSGTSANAVAARNYVSASSSGTDISVSTAAASALTGGADIADIKILDNRNSGAGGSVASLGGEVFVQFVDASTTSASLGVSSVSTNSETGDTTIQIRLGRSSGANTSTIADVTALINSGTSTNAVAAQAYISASATSADAANTSIFTAQTSATQLLGGNDGANNDITFNDARAYGTDGVVNVQFSSTTAANSTLSVSVASTGTSDYTITVNLATDEFGNITSTADDIRTFIATDTSNGAATARTLVNVEVEGSGTETVQAQAQQQVDVASRVLKLKSSDYGTDQFVAVNVLDGAFNTTGTDNVSTSRRDTGKDLIAVINGQVAQTKGLSARIKTNSLDASLSFNEDNNVKGRRANVTITGGGSLFQIGQEVSAAGQIGIGIEAVNTARLGGVAGKLYELGSGAGKSLLDIGPDTPGSVLVDIVEQSINRVSTLRGRLGAIQKNVIDTNINSLGVALENISEARSAIVDTDFAETTASLTKAQILNQSGISVLAIANQNPSQVLSLLG, from the coding sequence ATGACGAGAATTAACACGAACGTCGCCTCATTACGAGGCCTCCGCAGCTTGAACAAAGCGAACGAATTGATGAACACGTCGCTGACGCGTTTGTCGACTGGTTTGAAGATCAACTCGGGTAAAGACAACCCGGCTGGTTTGATCGCCAGCGAAACACTGCGTTCGCAGATCTCTGCCATCGAGCAGTCGATCACGAACAGCTCCCGTGCAAACAACGTGATTGCAACGGCCGACGCCGCCCTCGGCGAAGTCAACAACCTGCTCAACCAGGTTCGTGGTCTGGTTCAGGAAACGCTGAACAGCGGTGCCCTGTCGCAGTCGGAAATTGAAGCCAACCAGCTGCAGGTTGATGCCGCTCTGTCGGCCATTAACCGAATCTCGGCCAACACCACGTTCGCAGGCGATAAGCTGATCGACGGCAGCAAGGCATTCATCACCAATACAACTACCGCCGACGCCGCCAAACTGAGCGACTTTCAGATCAACGAAGCCGTCTTCAGCACCTCGTCGACGATTGAAATCGAAGCCGCGATCACCCAGGCCGCCGAAAAAGCGGAAATCCGCTACTCCGGTGGAAACCTGTCGTCTTCAGCGACCGTCGAACTGTCCGGCTCCAAAGGATCTCAGGTCATCTTCCTGGGTGGAGCGAGCACGACGGCCGACATCAAGAACGCCATCAACGCCGCCTCGGATGTGACCGGCGTGAAAGCGAGCTTCGATCCCGGTCTGACGTTCTCCCGCGGGGCCACCCAGGGCTCGGCGAACATCAACACCGGACAGGCCATTGCCAACACGTTGGACGTGACCGCAACCGGAGCGACGACCACGCAGACCGGAACGGTGACGTTCACCGATGCGCGAACCACGCAAACGCAGGGAACGGACTCCTCCCTCGGCGGAACGATTCGCATCCAGTATGTCGACAACGTCACTGCGGGTACTTCGACCAACACCGCCTCAGTGGCCGGTGTCGCCACGACCGCCAACGGCGATGTGACGATCTCAATCGAAATTGGTAACGAGACCAACGGTACAGCCGCTGTCACCTCGACGATCTCGGACATTGTCGCTCTGATCAACAGCGGAACTTCGGCCAACGCCGTCGCCGCTCGAAACTACGTCTCAGCGTCCAGCTCCGGAACCGATATCTCCGTGTCGACAGCAGCCGCTTCGGCTCTCACCGGCGGTGCCGATATCGCTGACATCAAGATTCTCGACAACCGTAACAGCGGTGCGGGTGGTTCGGTCGCTTCTCTGGGCGGCGAAGTGTTCGTCCAGTTCGTCGATGCTTCAACGACATCGGCAAGCCTCGGCGTCTCGAGCGTGAGCACCAACTCGGAAACCGGCGACACGACGATCCAGATTCGTTTGGGACGGTCGAGCGGTGCCAACACCTCAACCATCGCCGACGTCACGGCTCTGATCAACAGCGGAACCTCGACCAACGCCGTGGCTGCTCAGGCCTACATCTCGGCTTCGGCAACGTCAGCAGACGCCGCCAATACGTCGATCTTCACCGCTCAGACGTCTGCGACTCAGCTGCTCGGTGGTAACGATGGTGCCAACAACGACATCACCTTTAACGACGCACGGGCATACGGCACCGACGGCGTGGTGAATGTGCAGTTCTCAAGCACGACCGCAGCCAACTCGACTCTGTCCGTCAGTGTCGCTTCGACCGGAACCTCGGACTACACGATTACCGTGAACCTGGCGACCGATGAGTTCGGCAATATCACGAGCACCGCGGATGACATCCGGACGTTCATCGCCACCGACACGAGCAACGGAGCCGCTACGGCTCGGACGCTGGTTAACGTGGAAGTCGAAGGCTCGGGAACCGAAACCGTTCAGGCTCAGGCTCAGCAGCAGGTCGACGTGGCCAGCCGCGTTCTGAAGCTGAAGAGCTCCGACTACGGGACCGATCAGTTCGTCGCCGTGAACGTGCTCGATGGTGCGTTCAACACGACGGGCACCGACAACGTCTCGACCTCACGTCGTGACACCGGTAAGGACCTGATCGCCGTGATTAACGGTCAGGTTGCTCAGACCAAGGGTCTGTCGGCTCGTATCAAGACGAACTCTCTGGACGCTTCGCTGAGCTTCAACGAAGACAACAACGTCAAGGGTCGTCGGGCCAACGTCACCATCACCGGTGGGGGTTCGCTGTTCCAGATTGGCCAGGAAGTTTCGGCTGCCGGCCAGATCGGCATCGGGATCGAAGCCGTCAACACCGCTCGTCTGGGCGGCGTGGCTGGTAAGCTGTACGAACTCGGATCGGGGGCCGGCAAGAGTCTGCTCGACATCGGACCGGACACGCCAGGTAGCGTGCTGGTCGACATCGTCGAACAGTCGATCAACCGCGTGTCCACTCTTCGCGGTCGTCTGGGTGCCATCCAGAAGAACGTGATCGACACCAACATCAACTCGCTGGGTGTGGCTCTGGAAAACATTTCCGAAGCCCGGTCGGCCATCGTTGATACCGACTTCGCCGAAACGACCGCGTCCCTGACGAAGGCTCAGATTCTGAACCAGTCGGGCATCTCGGTTTTGGCCATCGCCAACCAGAACCCGTCTCAGGTGCTCTCGCTGCTCGGTTAG
- the csrA gene encoding carbon storage regulator CsrA, which translates to MLVLSRQRDESIMIGDHIKITIVDIRGDKVRLGIQAPGDVAVHREEIYLAIQQEKSQQPNPQTQGE; encoded by the coding sequence ATGTTGGTTCTTTCTCGACAACGTGATGAGAGCATCATGATTGGTGATCACATCAAAATAACCATCGTAGATATCCGCGGCGACAAGGTCCGCCTGGGCATTCAGGCCCCTGGCGATGTGGCCGTGCATCGGGAAGAGATTTATCTGGCAATCCAGCAGGAGAAAAGTCAGCAGCCGAATCCTCAGACGCAAGGAGAATAG
- a CDS encoding FG-GAP repeat domain-containing protein, which produces MNVELLETRNLLAAPSVTLENHMRILPETTDTTSRIKVADIVVTDDGVGTNNLSLDGLHAEQFEIDGMELYLKAGTNLNFESEPLLYVFVQVDDPAEGTTFDDSELLIIFVADVYEPPTITVSNVTSTLPENINTANRVFVEEFSITYDDEGPHVNHFTLSGADAGLFEIIGNKIYLIANADLDASANPSLDLYLEIVGSGPEAVFDLSMRVTDPTANPLPELPQSFLGVRSNTGWSGKRFTSDHYTTEPASNLPFFASSIERSFQGDFNGDGIEDVAYMLTSGRLYVGRANSSGRFTISQWTTLRTTDVQSLQVGDFNADGLDDIVGVYMSGTRARLWVFESTGSRFLPDDYGLYGDYAGIESVHVGDFDGVNGDDLAIHNSSRAVWVAQADIAGTSFQFGSPWEMWDPSRTITNISVGDFNNDGSDDLLGVFDVPANAMQRTLMVALSQGTGFATENWGTVTLGDATLDQLFVADFNGDMLVDVAINDGLTMTVGIAEPTNSRFRIESWGAAAGGAVQFAAVGNNNIDGRADILFFDASNRWRSYQSTGSSFNTVTLEEWKTGVSFEQLMVGTFRRPSAFPDFAPFGDESFLELLHQTNG; this is translated from the coding sequence ATGAATGTCGAGTTGCTCGAAACCCGGAACCTGTTGGCGGCTCCTTCGGTCACGCTGGAAAACCACATGAGAATCTTGCCCGAGACGACCGATACGACGTCGCGGATCAAGGTGGCCGACATTGTGGTTACCGACGACGGCGTCGGAACCAACAACCTGAGCCTCGACGGCCTGCATGCTGAGCAGTTCGAGATCGACGGCATGGAGCTGTATCTCAAAGCGGGGACCAATCTGAACTTCGAAAGTGAACCGCTTCTCTATGTCTTCGTGCAGGTCGATGATCCGGCCGAAGGGACAACATTTGATGACTCGGAACTGCTGATCATATTCGTCGCCGATGTCTACGAACCCCCCACGATCACCGTGAGTAACGTGACTTCGACACTGCCGGAGAATATCAACACTGCGAATCGGGTCTTCGTTGAAGAGTTCAGCATCACCTACGACGATGAAGGACCTCACGTGAACCACTTCACACTGTCGGGAGCCGATGCAGGTCTTTTCGAGATCATCGGCAACAAGATCTATCTGATCGCCAATGCCGATCTCGATGCCTCAGCCAATCCCAGTCTCGATCTCTACCTGGAAATCGTGGGATCGGGACCGGAAGCGGTCTTCGACCTCTCGATGAGAGTGACCGATCCCACGGCTAATCCTTTGCCGGAACTGCCGCAATCGTTCCTCGGCGTCCGGAGTAACACCGGCTGGTCGGGGAAGCGCTTCACGTCCGACCATTACACGACGGAACCCGCTTCCAATCTGCCCTTTTTTGCTTCCTCAATTGAGCGGTCGTTCCAGGGCGACTTCAATGGCGATGGCATTGAGGACGTCGCCTACATGTTAACCAGCGGACGACTTTACGTCGGTAGAGCGAACTCTTCTGGACGCTTTACGATTTCGCAGTGGACGACGCTGCGAACGACCGATGTGCAGTCACTTCAGGTCGGTGACTTCAATGCCGATGGGTTGGATGACATCGTGGGAGTCTATATGTCCGGCACCCGGGCGCGGCTGTGGGTCTTTGAATCAACGGGATCCAGATTCCTTCCGGATGACTATGGTTTATACGGCGACTATGCGGGGATCGAATCCGTTCATGTTGGTGATTTTGATGGCGTCAATGGAGATGATCTCGCCATTCACAACAGCAGCCGAGCGGTTTGGGTGGCTCAGGCCGATATCGCAGGCACCAGTTTCCAATTCGGCAGCCCCTGGGAGATGTGGGATCCAAGCCGCACGATCACCAATATTTCCGTAGGCGACTTCAACAACGACGGCTCTGATGATCTCCTCGGCGTCTTCGACGTTCCCGCCAATGCAATGCAGCGGACGCTCATGGTCGCCCTGTCGCAGGGAACCGGATTCGCTACGGAGAACTGGGGGACCGTCACCCTGGGAGATGCGACGCTCGATCAACTGTTTGTCGCCGATTTCAATGGAGACATGCTGGTGGATGTCGCGATCAACGACGGCCTGACCATGACGGTCGGTATCGCCGAGCCGACCAACTCGAGATTTCGCATTGAGTCCTGGGGAGCAGCGGCTGGAGGAGCCGTCCAGTTCGCCGCCGTCGGCAACAACAACATCGATGGACGCGCTGATATTCTGTTCTTTGATGCGTCCAACCGCTGGCGCAGTTACCAGTCGACCGGATCATCGTTCAACACTGTGACGCTGGAAGAGTGGAAAACCGGCGTCAGTTTTGAGCAACTGATGGTTGGCACCTTTCGCAGACCTTCAGCTTTTCCCGATTTCGCACCCTTCGGAGATGAGAGCTTTCTTGAGCTCCTGCACCAGACCAACGGTTAA